A genomic stretch from Chitinophaga agri includes:
- a CDS encoding YbhB/YbcL family Raf kinase inhibitor-like protein translates to MATATTSGDNTTAQTFTLKSKELGGQLSLQQYANGWGFNGGNQSPQLYWEHAPEGTKSFAVTIYDLDAPTGSGFWHWVVFNIPAHISELVPNAGDTSKKLLPEGAIQSNTDTGMPGYVGAAPNEGPAHRYLITVHALSQHLELDENVTPAFVGFNMHFSTLGKASLIVYGQKQ, encoded by the coding sequence ATGGCAACAGCAACTACATCCGGCGACAACACAACTGCACAGACATTCACCCTAAAAAGCAAAGAACTCGGCGGGCAGCTATCTCTGCAGCAATATGCCAATGGCTGGGGTTTTAACGGAGGGAATCAGTCTCCACAGCTCTATTGGGAGCATGCTCCTGAAGGGACAAAAAGTTTTGCCGTCACCATCTATGACCTGGACGCACCAACGGGCAGTGGCTTCTGGCACTGGGTTGTTTTTAATATTCCTGCGCATATCAGCGAACTGGTACCCAATGCAGGAGATACGAGTAAGAAACTGCTTCCTGAAGGTGCGATACAGAGTAATACAGATACCGGCATGCCGGGTTATGTCGGTGCAGCACCTAATGAAGGTCCTGCACACCGGTACCTGATCACCGTACATGCTTTGAGTCAGCACCTTGAACTGGATGAAAATGTGACACCTGCGTTCGTTGGATTCAACATGCATTTTTCTACACTGGGCAAGGCATCACTGATCGTCTACGGACAAAAACAGTAA